One Proteinivorax tanatarense DNA segment encodes these proteins:
- a CDS encoding sigma-54-dependent Fis family transcriptional regulator, protein MINKRYIKESHQRCIDLGLSKKIKYSKKILGNEKLQDKMENKREFITLSKPFISKLYDFVKGSNFFTILTDEKGCILDVIGDDKILSEAFSLKMIPGAYMDEKNIGTNAMSLALTEKTPVQVSGADHFITAYHRWTCSAAPIRDTKGEIIGVLNLTGYSDSVHPHSLGMVVAAVNAIEKMLEAKSSNAELENVKIFLDTMLDSIPSGIITADLEGNIKTLNKYATELFGYDYLEMKNMNISDVFSEWSNAVKAIKKKESFLDEDVFVKANRNILQLNLSVHPILDHKRKLKDVVYVFKEVKKVRKLANKIMGRQAIYTFDKIIGTNKDFVESVQFAKKISDSRSTILIMGESGTGKEVFAQSIHNHSRRRKESFVAINCGAIPKNLIESELFGYAEGAFTGAKRSGHPGKFEIADGGTIFLDEIGEMPLDMQTRLLRVIEEGTVSRVGSTNEVVVDVRIIAATNKKLSDEVKKGNFRKDLFYRLNVLPLKLMPLRERKEDIPLLIDYFMDRISKRINKKQVEISANHMEKLLNYNWPGNIRELENLIELMLNTEKVPNFLDLIDTKSGSDLDYTVLDDDLTLEQVEKEHIIKVLKSSNGNITNSAKTLGIGRNTLYRKIKKHKINCSKFEQCSSLGRG, encoded by the coding sequence GTGATAAATAAAAGGTATATTAAAGAATCTCACCAACGTTGCATAGACCTCGGATTGTCTAAAAAAATAAAGTACAGTAAAAAAATATTAGGAAATGAAAAATTGCAAGATAAAATGGAAAACAAACGTGAATTTATTACCTTATCTAAGCCTTTTATATCAAAATTGTATGACTTTGTTAAAGGCTCAAATTTTTTTACTATTTTAACAGATGAAAAAGGTTGTATCTTGGATGTTATTGGTGATGATAAAATTTTATCTGAAGCTTTTTCTCTTAAAATGATTCCAGGTGCGTATATGGATGAAAAGAATATAGGTACAAATGCCATGAGTTTAGCGCTTACAGAAAAAACACCTGTCCAAGTATCAGGGGCAGACCATTTTATTACGGCATATCATCGCTGGACCTGTTCAGCTGCACCAATTAGAGACACAAAAGGGGAAATAATAGGTGTTCTTAATTTAACTGGATATAGTGATTCAGTTCATCCTCATAGCTTAGGAATGGTCGTTGCTGCAGTAAATGCAATAGAAAAAATGCTCGAGGCTAAAAGCTCAAATGCTGAATTAGAAAACGTTAAAATTTTCTTAGATACCATGCTTGATTCTATTCCTTCTGGAATCATAACTGCTGATTTGGAGGGAAACATAAAAACTCTGAACAAATATGCTACCGAGCTGTTTGGGTATGATTATCTAGAAATGAAAAACATGAATATTTCTGATGTTTTTAGTGAGTGGTCTAACGCTGTAAAAGCTATAAAAAAGAAAGAAAGTTTTTTGGATGAAGACGTTTTTGTAAAAGCAAACCGCAACATATTGCAGCTTAACTTAAGTGTGCATCCTATCTTAGATCATAAACGGAAATTAAAGGATGTGGTCTATGTTTTTAAAGAAGTAAAGAAAGTTAGAAAACTTGCTAATAAAATTATGGGCAGGCAAGCTATCTATACTTTTGATAAGATAATAGGCACAAATAAAGATTTTGTCGAAAGTGTTCAGTTTGCTAAAAAAATTTCTGATAGTCGTTCTACAATACTAATAATGGGGGAAAGTGGAACGGGAAAAGAAGTGTTTGCACAATCTATCCATAACCATAGTAGGAGGAGGAAAGAATCTTTTGTAGCAATAAACTGTGGAGCTATACCTAAAAACTTAATTGAATCTGAATTGTTTGGCTATGCTGAAGGAGCTTTTACAGGGGCGAAAAGGAGTGGCCATCCTGGTAAGTTTGAAATTGCTGATGGAGGAACGATATTTTTAGATGAGATAGGGGAAATGCCTTTAGATATGCAAACAAGGCTACTAAGAGTAATTGAGGAGGGAACCGTCAGTAGGGTTGGAAGCACAAATGAAGTTGTGGTAGATGTACGTATTATTGCCGCAACAAACAAAAAGTTATCTGATGAAGTTAAAAAAGGAAACTTTAGAAAAGATCTATTTTATAGACTTAATGTTCTCCCATTGAAGTTAATGCCTCTTAGGGAAAGAAAAGAGGATATACCTTTATTGATAGATTATTTCATGGATAGGATTTCAAAAAGAATTAATAAAAAGCAAGTTGAAATTTCTGCGAACCATATGGAAAAATTGTTGAATTATAATTGGCCTGGAAATATAAGAGAGTTAGAAAACTTAATAGAACTTATGTTAAATACAGAGAAGGTACCTAATTTTTTAGATTTAATAGATACAAAATCCGGTAGTGATCTTGACTATACAGTGTTAGATGATGATTTAACCTTGGAACAAGTAGAAAAAGAACATATAATAAAAGTTCTTAAGAGCAGCAACGGGAACATAACTAATAGCGCTAAAACTTTGGGAATTGGCAGAAATACTTTATACCGAAAAATAAAGAAGCACAAAATAAATTGCTCTAAATTTGAACAGTGTTCCAGTTTGGGACGGGGGTAA
- the nhaC gene encoding Na+/H+ antiporter NhaC has translation MEDNVKKPTLFQALLPIIFLIFVLGYGIIRLEVDPHIPLLLSAAFAAIIALLIGTKWDTIEDGIYKGIMLAMPAIVILMVVGTLIGSWVAGGVVPTMIYYGLHILSPSIFLVAACIITTIVALFVGSSWSTAATIGIALVGIGEGLDIPTAMTAGAVVSGAYVGDKMSPLSDTTNLAPGTTGEVELFEHIKHMLYVTIPAYIITLVLFGLIGIRFAGGTLDDGRITEITSTLSSHFNISPFMLIPLVIVLVLIGLKVKPIPALLCGSVAGSIFALLFQGADLFGVVDAMHFGYVMESGVELVDELLSTGGLHSMMWTISLIFLALSLGGILERARFLEVILENILKIAKSVASLTVFTHITAVFVNLFTADQYLSIVLTSRMYKDAYKKMGSHPKNLSRAVEASATVTSPLIPWNTCGAYMYAALGVSPFAFLPYAFFNISAFIISIIYGLTGFSMEKWQGEIPPIDDEKKAS, from the coding sequence ATGGAAGATAATGTTAAGAAACCAACGCTCTTTCAAGCCCTTTTGCCCATCATATTCCTTATTTTTGTTTTAGGATATGGGATTATTAGGCTAGAAGTTGACCCTCATATTCCGCTACTTTTAAGTGCTGCTTTTGCAGCGATAATAGCGTTATTAATCGGAACAAAGTGGGATACTATTGAAGATGGAATTTATAAAGGAATAATGTTAGCGATGCCGGCTATCGTTATTCTTATGGTGGTTGGAACTTTAATAGGTAGCTGGGTTGCTGGTGGAGTGGTTCCAACTATGATTTATTATGGTCTGCACATTTTATCTCCTTCAATTTTTCTGGTGGCTGCTTGCATTATAACAACTATAGTGGCTTTGTTTGTTGGAAGCTCATGGTCTACTGCTGCTACGATAGGTATCGCGTTAGTTGGCATAGGTGAAGGGCTAGATATTCCAACGGCTATGACAGCAGGCGCTGTAGTATCTGGGGCTTATGTAGGAGATAAAATGTCTCCCCTATCTGATACAACAAACCTTGCCCCTGGAACAACAGGAGAAGTAGAGTTGTTTGAGCATATTAAACATATGCTGTATGTCACTATTCCTGCATATATTATTACATTAGTGTTATTTGGCCTTATTGGTATAAGGTTTGCTGGTGGTACGCTAGATGATGGTAGAATTACAGAAATCACCAGCACATTGTCAAGTCATTTTAACATTAGTCCATTTATGCTAATTCCCTTAGTAATCGTATTAGTATTGATAGGGTTAAAAGTTAAGCCAATACCTGCCTTGTTATGTGGAAGTGTTGCAGGTAGTATCTTTGCCCTTTTGTTCCAAGGAGCGGATCTTTTTGGGGTAGTAGATGCCATGCACTTTGGATATGTTATGGAGTCTGGGGTTGAGTTAGTAGATGAGCTATTGTCAACTGGTGGTCTTCATAGTATGATGTGGACTATATCTTTGATTTTCTTGGCTTTATCCTTAGGCGGCATTTTAGAGCGAGCAAGATTTTTAGAGGTAATACTAGAGAACATTCTAAAGATTGCAAAATCTGTTGCGTCGTTAACTGTATTTACCCATATAACTGCAGTATTTGTTAACTTATTTACTGCTGACCAATACTTGTCAATAGTTTTGACTTCTAGAATGTATAAAGATGCTTATAAAAAGATGGGTTCCCATCCTAAAAACCTCTCCAGAGCAGTAGAAGCCTCAGCAACAGTAACTTCTCCTTTAATCCCTTGGAACACTTGCGGAGCATATATGTATGCAGCATTAGGGGTTAGTCCTTTTGCGTTTTTACCATACGCGTTCTTTAACATTTCAGCCTTCATAATTTCAATAATCTATGGCTTAACTGGTTTCTCGATGGAAAAATGGCAGGGTGAGATTCCTCCAATTGACGATGAGAAAAAAGCCAGTTAA
- a CDS encoding heparan-alpha-glucosaminide N-acetyltransferase, producing the protein MKERIWELDFLRVLAIGLMITFHIVYDLNAFTEVNINLDGLWYWVGKVSALTFIVVSGISSGLGKNSIKRGISVFGYGMIITVVTYVLMPDNFVVFGILHLLGIGMILSPVFHKINKWALLILSLVLISLNLLVENILIDTPYFLAVGIRSYGFKSIDYYPLIPYLGVFMFGVFIYQIFYFKRKSAFKYSLNNKYITWISQNSLKIYLLHQPIILTFIYVFS; encoded by the coding sequence ATGAAGGAGAGGATTTGGGAATTAGATTTTTTAAGAGTGTTAGCTATTGGTTTAATGATTACTTTTCATATTGTTTACGACTTAAATGCTTTTACTGAAGTTAATATAAATCTAGATGGACTGTGGTATTGGGTAGGTAAAGTATCTGCACTTACTTTTATAGTTGTATCAGGTATTAGCAGTGGGTTAGGCAAAAACTCTATTAAGCGAGGTATTTCAGTTTTTGGATATGGCATGATTATAACTGTAGTTACTTATGTACTGATGCCTGATAATTTTGTTGTTTTTGGCATTTTGCACCTTTTAGGTATAGGGATGATTTTATCTCCAGTGTTTCATAAAATTAACAAGTGGGCATTGTTAATACTATCATTGGTCCTTATTAGTCTTAATTTATTGGTAGAAAACATATTAATAGATACACCATATTTTTTGGCAGTGGGAATTAGAAGTTACGGATTTAAGTCAATTGATTATTATCCACTGATACCCTATTTAGGAGTATTTATGTTTGGGGTATTTATTTATCAAATTTTCTACTTTAAGAGAAAAAGTGCATTTAAATATAGCTTAAATAACAAATACATTACATGGATAAGCCAAAACTCACTTAAAATTTATTTGCTTCATCAACCTATAATTTTAACTTTTATTTATGTTTTTTCTTAA
- a CDS encoding HD-GYP domain-containing protein: MRFVPTNCLREGMVLGKTLLGENGQVLLSRGVEIKELYIDKIRDIGYNGVYIKDEFTEEIYVSGIISDNLRVKTVQKLKEFSGTVGDENYLEIGGLQQCVEMIVDEILNNSNLMVNMIDLKVFDNYTFYHSVNVAVLSIVIGVGMGLSKQKLYELGLAALLHDIGKVFVPKEVLNKKGDLNDSEINIIRQHTKIGYKYLKEKHDVPVQAYLGALQHHERYDGTGYPNQLYQNKISLFGRIISVSDVYDALTSDRPYRTALSPSEGMEYIWGGGGTMFDPEIVEVFSKKVAPYPVGTKVRLSNGLFGVVLKNFEDSCIRPLLKVHDNGKTWKVNLRDRQWYDVTIEDIAKTG; the protein is encoded by the coding sequence ATGAGATTTGTGCCAACTAACTGTTTAAGGGAAGGCATGGTATTAGGAAAAACGTTATTGGGGGAAAACGGACAAGTTCTTTTAAGTCGTGGTGTAGAAATAAAAGAGCTGTATATTGACAAAATAAGAGATATCGGATATAACGGCGTATATATAAAAGATGAGTTTACAGAAGAGATATACGTCAGTGGAATTATAAGCGATAATCTTCGGGTAAAAACTGTGCAAAAGTTAAAAGAATTTTCTGGCACTGTAGGTGATGAAAATTATCTAGAAATAGGTGGTTTACAACAGTGCGTAGAAATGATTGTTGATGAAATACTAAATAATAGCAACTTAATGGTAAATATGATTGATTTAAAGGTTTTTGATAATTACACTTTTTATCACTCTGTAAATGTGGCTGTGTTGTCAATTGTAATAGGAGTTGGCATGGGTCTGAGTAAACAAAAATTATATGAACTTGGCTTAGCGGCTTTGCTGCATGATATTGGAAAGGTATTTGTTCCTAAAGAAGTGCTTAATAAAAAAGGGGACCTGAATGATTCAGAAATAAATATAATAAGACAGCATACAAAAATTGGTTATAAGTACCTTAAGGAAAAACATGATGTTCCGGTTCAAGCTTATTTAGGTGCGCTACAACATCATGAAAGATATGATGGAACCGGTTATCCCAATCAATTATATCAAAATAAAATTTCTTTGTTCGGCAGAATAATTTCTGTTTCAGATGTTTATGATGCTTTAACATCCGATAGACCATATAGAACTGCGTTGTCTCCATCGGAAGGGATGGAATATATTTGGGGTGGTGGTGGAACCATGTTTGATCCTGAGATAGTTGAAGTTTTTTCGAAAAAAGTAGCTCCTTACCCAGTTGGTACAAAGGTAAGGTTAAGTAATGGCTTATTTGGAGTCGTGTTAAAGAATTTTGAGGATTCTTGTATTAGGCCGCTGTTAAAAGTCCATGATAATGGAAAAACATGGAAGGTGAACTTGCGGGATAGGCAATGGTATGATGTTACCATTGAAGACATTGCTAAAACAGGGTAG
- a CDS encoding phosphatase PAP2 family protein, which yields MNTNIKFLFVALGLTVIAAIFTVLVLNGTFETIDSDINVFLTSLCTPFVEQTMILITALGGTKVSFILTVSAIGVLLYRKRFYLNFLLINAMSGGVIITYIIKKMVARERIAETAYMNIWGLFTDKISYSYPSGHSVKALLFFMVLAYFIYLEIENKKIKFIGISFFALLTFLIGVGQVLLERHYITDVVGGYLIALAWLSFCIAFTKPLITYIWDVAPEGTRKIIEQKIRMN from the coding sequence ATGAATACTAATATTAAATTTTTGTTTGTAGCTTTGGGGTTAACAGTTATAGCGGCGATATTTACAGTTCTGGTACTTAACGGTACTTTTGAAACTATTGATAGTGATATAAATGTTTTTTTAACTTCATTATGCACACCCTTTGTTGAACAAACGATGATTCTTATTACAGCCTTGGGTGGAACTAAGGTGAGTTTTATTTTAACTGTTTCAGCGATAGGAGTGTTGTTGTATAGAAAAAGGTTTTATTTAAACTTTTTGCTTATAAATGCAATGAGTGGCGGCGTGATCATTACATATATCATTAAAAAAATGGTAGCTAGAGAACGAATTGCGGAAACCGCTTATATGAATATTTGGGGGCTTTTTACAGATAAAATTTCTTATAGTTATCCCAGTGGCCATAGCGTAAAGGCTCTTTTATTTTTTATGGTACTTGCTTATTTTATTTACCTAGAGATAGAAAATAAAAAAATTAAGTTTATAGGAATATCTTTTTTTGCTTTACTAACTTTTTTGATAGGGGTGGGGCAAGTTCTTTTAGAGAGACATTATATTACTGATGTAGTAGGTGGGTATTTAATAGCCCTGGCATGGCTTAGTTTCTGTATAGCTTTTACTAAACCTCTTATCACCTATATATGGGATGTAGCTCCTGAAGGAACTAGAAAAATAATAGAACAAAAAATAAGAATGAATTAG
- a CDS encoding AAA family ATPase, with amino-acid sequence MKIKKYSCTQFGGLKNVDIELKDGLNVIIGPNEAGKSTVVEGIYFTLFKNHKLRRQGNDLDFRERFTPKPNGDYFDGKVEIEWKGKSYSLEKSWGASSYSKMMLENEIVLQEPKTIEVELKKLLKFGEKTYSNIIFSKQKDLKNAINLILQDEATGDLSSVLRRVVMELDGVSVDKLKKSINAEYHEIFGRWDIEKWGPQNPNKRFQKGVGKLLEKYYQIQDLQQELNLSKAVESKLTKIRQNLRNIEDEKKSLKDEVENHSKIEADINKRALIEPKLERNKELETKLRQIILKWPQQKEKLKYIKEKLTQVKSEIKLEEKQLLDLNKLKEKENLGQIIAKVNENKVKLQEVKQKLEEIPTITSDDIRMLEKLLNKIQTCQTAMKAGKMQGKIIKSEVPIKVTKDLEQEKEFKPLDDFIAEGYLRISLGENTTIEIQSGEFDFQKLKSEIDEYKNQLAEKLENLRVNSVEEGKVILEKKQQLLTQKDNVENELNFLLAEKNYDDIKQKYECLKGVNNERSAVEIESNLSTLRDKASQLEAEKISITERLEEWSLQYESDDKLFDKVAELKIESKELENQVEILAPLPDGFSTTYQFSQHLTKVRTKLDGCQSEIMELKDKYYSLEKDMPDSSTEEISKQLESIKDEFERIEKRGKSLIKVSEVVKEKLKKIDENSFQPLAESFVKYLRVITLDNYSSGKIDNSFNLEIHKQGIYMPLKLLSAGTQDCVALALRLAILEVLYNGQAGFIVLDDCLIDLDPARKAKSIELIKQFAVKNQIIFTTCNPQTGELLGGNKINLG; translated from the coding sequence ATGAAAATTAAAAAATATAGTTGCACTCAATTCGGTGGTTTGAAAAATGTCGATATTGAATTAAAAGATGGCTTGAATGTTATAATTGGTCCGAATGAGGCGGGTAAAAGCACGGTAGTAGAAGGTATTTACTTTACCTTGTTTAAAAATCATAAGCTAAGAAGACAAGGAAATGACTTAGACTTTAGAGAAAGATTCACGCCTAAACCTAATGGGGATTATTTTGATGGGAAAGTAGAAATTGAGTGGAAGGGTAAAAGCTATAGTTTAGAAAAATCTTGGGGAGCTTCAAGTTATAGTAAGATGATGTTAGAAAATGAAATAGTTTTACAAGAGCCGAAAACAATTGAAGTTGAGCTAAAAAAATTATTAAAGTTTGGGGAAAAAACTTATAGTAATATAATTTTTTCAAAGCAAAAGGATTTAAAAAATGCTATAAATTTAATTTTACAAGATGAAGCTACTGGGGATTTGAGTTCCGTTTTAAGAAGGGTAGTTATGGAGCTTGACGGTGTTTCAGTTGACAAACTTAAAAAAAGTATAAATGCTGAATATCATGAGATATTTGGCAGATGGGATATTGAAAAATGGGGGCCACAAAACCCTAATAAACGTTTTCAAAAAGGAGTAGGTAAGCTTTTAGAGAAATATTACCAAATACAAGACTTACAACAAGAGCTAAACCTTAGTAAAGCGGTGGAAAGTAAACTTACAAAAATTAGACAGAATCTACGGAACATAGAGGATGAAAAGAAAAGCTTAAAAGATGAAGTAGAAAACCATAGTAAAATTGAAGCCGATATTAATAAAAGAGCATTAATTGAGCCAAAGTTAGAAAGAAATAAAGAACTAGAAACAAAGTTAAGACAAATAATTTTAAAGTGGCCACAGCAAAAAGAAAAGCTTAAATATATAAAAGAGAAGCTAACGCAAGTAAAATCTGAAATTAAATTAGAAGAAAAGCAACTATTAGACTTGAACAAATTGAAAGAAAAAGAGAATTTAGGGCAGATTATAGCCAAGGTTAACGAGAATAAAGTTAAATTACAAGAAGTAAAACAAAAGCTAGAAGAAATTCCAACTATAACATCTGATGATATTAGGATGTTAGAAAAGCTTTTAAATAAAATTCAGACATGCCAAACTGCAATGAAAGCTGGCAAGATGCAGGGCAAAATAATAAAAAGTGAAGTCCCCATAAAAGTAACAAAGGATCTAGAACAAGAAAAAGAGTTTAAACCTTTAGATGATTTTATTGCAGAAGGCTATTTAAGGATATCACTTGGCGAGAATACAACAATTGAAATTCAATCTGGAGAGTTTGACTTCCAAAAGCTTAAAAGCGAAATTGATGAGTATAAAAATCAGCTAGCAGAAAAATTAGAAAATCTCCGCGTTAACAGTGTAGAGGAAGGAAAAGTAATTTTAGAAAAAAAACAGCAGTTATTAACACAAAAAGATAATGTAGAAAATGAATTAAATTTCTTATTAGCTGAAAAAAACTATGATGATATTAAGCAAAAATATGAGTGCCTAAAAGGAGTAAATAACGAAAGAAGCGCAGTGGAAATTGAATCTAATTTGTCAACATTAAGAGACAAGGCAAGTCAACTAGAGGCAGAGAAAATAAGTATCACAGAAAGATTGGAGGAATGGTCCTTACAATATGAGAGTGATGATAAACTATTTGATAAAGTTGCTGAATTAAAAATTGAGTCAAAAGAATTGGAAAACCAAGTAGAAATTCTTGCGCCTCTCCCTGATGGTTTTAGTACTACCTATCAATTTTCGCAGCATTTAACTAAAGTAAGGACAAAGCTAGATGGTTGTCAAAGTGAAATAATGGAACTTAAAGATAAATACTATAGTCTAGAAAAAGATATGCCGGATAGTTCTACCGAAGAAATAAGCAAGCAGCTAGAAAGTATCAAGGATGAATTTGAGAGGATAGAAAAAAGAGGGAAAAGTTTGATTAAGGTTTCAGAGGTAGTAAAAGAGAAACTAAAAAAAATAGATGAAAACTCATTTCAGCCTTTAGCCGAAAGTTTTGTTAAGTATTTAAGAGTCATTACATTAGATAATTACAGTTCAGGGAAAATAGATAACTCATTTAACTTAGAAATACATAAACAAGGCATCTATATGCCTTTAAAACTGCTGTCAGCAGGAACACAAGATTGTGTAGCACTAGCACTAAGGCTTGCAATCCTAGAGGTGTTGTACAACGGACAAGCTGGTTTTATAGTGTTAGATGATTGTTTAATTGACCTAGATCCAGCTAGAAAAGCAAAGTCTATAGAACTAATTAAACAGTTTGCTGTAAAAAATCAAATTATATTTACAACTTGCAACCCTCAGACTGGAGAGTTATTGGGAGGTAATAAAATAAATCTTGGGTAA
- a CDS encoding metallophosphoesterase family protein encodes MHLKIFLTGDNHIGLKFNSYPEKIRSSLVKARVDNLKNMVDKANSERCDLFAVAGDLFDRVKVAKKDKENAAKILEQFSGTVVVLPGNHDYHDDVVDLWKDFKDFAGENTIVLNTYEPYNLSNNDIDLTLYPAYCNKKHSSDNALKWIKELQIKEPTTWNIGIAHGALNGLSPDIEQKYYNMDEKELDDIGLDLWLLGHTHLPYPSEEKVINRRIFNSGTSEPDGLDCNHGGNAWVITINDSKETSAKRVETGIYRFYDIEHKLESEQCLSKLFQELDMEDTDRKIVRLAPKGRVKREVLEQTQHYQNKFREKFGYLEVRLENLKLQLTKEDIEQQYSKGSFPYQVLNQLLETDNDALHLAYELMEECQNEN; translated from the coding sequence TTGCATCTTAAAATATTTTTAACAGGAGATAATCATATCGGTCTTAAGTTTAATAGTTATCCCGAGAAAATACGTTCAAGCTTAGTGAAAGCAAGAGTTGACAATTTGAAAAATATGGTAGATAAAGCAAATTCTGAAAGGTGTGACTTATTTGCTGTAGCAGGGGACTTATTTGATAGAGTAAAAGTGGCAAAAAAGGACAAAGAAAATGCTGCTAAAATATTAGAACAGTTTTCTGGAACAGTTGTTGTACTTCCAGGGAACCATGATTACCATGATGATGTGGTTGATTTATGGAAGGACTTTAAAGATTTTGCTGGAGAGAATACTATAGTGTTAAATACATATGAGCCTTATAATCTAAGTAATAATGATATCGATTTAACACTTTACCCTGCATACTGCAACAAAAAACACTCATCCGATAATGCTCTTAAATGGATTAAAGAACTACAAATCAAAGAGCCAACCACATGGAATATAGGTATTGCCCATGGAGCCCTTAACGGTCTCTCGCCGGACATTGAACAAAAATATTACAATATGGATGAAAAAGAACTAGATGATATAGGCTTAGATTTATGGCTATTAGGTCATACTCATTTACCCTATCCTTCAGAAGAAAAGGTTATTAATCGTAGAATATTTAATTCTGGAACTTCAGAACCTGATGGGCTGGACTGTAACCATGGTGGCAACGCATGGGTAATAACAATAAATGATTCTAAAGAAACCTCTGCAAAAAGGGTGGAGACCGGTATCTATCGCTTTTATGACATTGAACATAAATTAGAGAGTGAACAATGTCTCAGCAAGCTTTTTCAAGAGCTAGATATGGAGGATACTGATAGAAAAATTGTCAGACTTGCGCCAAAAGGTAGAGTTAAAAGAGAGGTATTAGAGCAAACTCAGCATTATCAAAATAAGTTTAGGGAAAAGTTTGGTTATCTAGAAGTAAGGCTTGAAAATTTAAAATTACAACTAACTAAAGAAGATATTGAACAACAATATTCAAAGGGTTCGTTCCCATATCAGGTACTTAATCAGCTGCTAGAAACTGATAACGATGCTCTACATTTGGCATATGAACTGATGGAGGAGTGTCAAAATGAAAATTAA
- a CDS encoding sulfite exporter TauE/SafE family protein, with translation MDISVLQILLGILIIFLAATTQGIASFGFSIISLPLLGIFLPLQVIVPMLIIYSLVLNSMILQNLKEHINFKGIWVLVVAGVIGTPFGAYLLKVVDENTLKIAIGIILTLSAILNFYGIKIKVKREKLTQIPVGIVSGLFNGSASIGGPPIIIFLTNQGVKKQVFRANLTLYFWLVNIVTIPTYVVGGLITTEVIQYTILLLPGLLLGTIVGIKLGNKVDEIFFTKLTLVMVMVMGLFLIKF, from the coding sequence ATGGACATCTCTGTGCTACAGATTTTATTAGGCATACTAATTATTTTTTTGGCCGCTACTACTCAAGGAATTGCAAGTTTTGGTTTTTCAATAATATCTCTTCCCCTTCTGGGGATTTTTCTTCCACTTCAAGTGATTGTTCCGATGTTAATTATATATAGTTTGGTGTTAAACTCAATGATTTTGCAGAACCTTAAAGAACACATAAATTTTAAAGGGATTTGGGTATTAGTTGTAGCTGGTGTAATTGGCACCCCCTTTGGAGCCTACTTACTTAAAGTTGTTGATGAAAACACTTTAAAAATTGCTATCGGTATCATCCTGACGCTCTCGGCTATATTGAATTTTTACGGCATAAAAATTAAGGTGAAAAGGGAAAAACTTACTCAAATTCCCGTTGGTATAGTAAGTGGATTATTTAATGGTAGTGCTTCAATCGGAGGTCCACCGATAATAATTTTTCTAACAAATCAAGGGGTTAAAAAACAAGTGTTTCGGGCAAATCTTACTCTTTATTTTTGGTTAGTAAACATTGTAACAATACCCACCTATGTTGTAGGTGGTTTAATAACAACTGAAGTAATTCAGTATACCATATTGTTGTTACCAGGTTTATTACTGGGGACAATAGTCGGAATTAAATTGGGGAATAAAGTAGATGAAATTTTTTTTACCAAGCTGACTTTAGTTATGGTGATGGTAATGGGATTGTTTTTGATAAAATTTTAA